In one Nocardia tengchongensis genomic region, the following are encoded:
- a CDS encoding low temperature requirement protein A, which produces MTEPRHEAHERASWAELFFDLVLVFAVTQAAHVAVAGQSWGAVGQTVLLLAIMWWSWVGTTLSVHGVEDSNRQRIFLFACGLCMFVIAIAAPHAFIGQALPLMLAGAHLVLRLLLWAEMQRKRAFSQTGAFTNWVNPFTVTVVAAVILVVAAIAPAGAARNALWIVAVALAFGGPALLARRLESVQFGAMHLPERFATFVIIALGETVASVGSEAAEAHLGVLSWVAVVLIFVLGCGLWWLYFAYGFSAVEHSLRTNQVRGAVVRDVLSYGHVLLVIGLVLVAVGARTMVEHPTETAHGANGFLLPMGATLYVSTFLFTRWRMFGAATVGRFVAAVVLAILTVASPLLPEIATLSAVTAVLVGLNAWEYWVVSTGRPLLLMSRAGSR; this is translated from the coding sequence GTGACTGAACCTCGACACGAGGCGCACGAGCGGGCGAGTTGGGCGGAGTTGTTCTTCGACCTGGTGCTGGTTTTCGCGGTGACACAGGCCGCGCATGTGGCGGTGGCCGGGCAGAGCTGGGGGGCCGTCGGGCAGACGGTGTTGTTGCTGGCGATCATGTGGTGGTCGTGGGTGGGGACGACGTTGTCGGTGCACGGGGTGGAGGATTCCAACCGGCAGCGGATCTTCCTGTTCGCCTGTGGGCTGTGCATGTTCGTGATCGCGATCGCGGCACCGCACGCGTTCATCGGTCAGGCGCTGCCGCTGATGCTGGCGGGCGCGCATCTGGTGCTGCGACTGCTGCTGTGGGCGGAGATGCAACGCAAGCGCGCGTTCTCGCAGACGGGGGCTTTCACGAACTGGGTGAACCCCTTCACGGTCACGGTCGTCGCGGCGGTGATCCTGGTTGTTGCCGCGATCGCACCTGCGGGCGCGGCGCGCAATGCGCTCTGGATCGTCGCGGTGGCCTTGGCTTTCGGCGGTCCGGCGCTGCTGGCGCGGCGGCTGGAGTCGGTGCAGTTCGGGGCGATGCATCTGCCCGAACGCTTCGCCACCTTCGTCATCATCGCGCTCGGCGAGACGGTGGCCTCGGTGGGATCCGAAGCGGCGGAAGCGCATCTGGGCGTGCTGTCCTGGGTCGCGGTGGTGCTGATCTTCGTGCTCGGTTGCGGTCTGTGGTGGCTGTACTTCGCCTACGGCTTCTCTGCGGTCGAGCATTCGCTGCGCACCAACCAGGTTCGCGGCGCGGTGGTGCGGGATGTGCTGAGCTACGGCCATGTTCTGCTGGTGATCGGCCTGGTGCTGGTGGCGGTGGGCGCGCGCACCATGGTCGAGCATCCGACCGAGACGGCGCACGGCGCCAACGGATTCCTGCTGCCGATGGGTGCGACGCTGTACGTGTCGACCTTCCTGTTCACCCGCTGGCGCATGTTCGGCGCGGCCACCGTCGGCCGGTTCGTCGCCGCGGTGGTGCTGGCGATCCTCACGGTCGCGTCGCCGCTGCTGCCGGAGATCGCGACGCTGTCGGCGGTCACCGCGGTCCTGGTCGGATTGAATGCCTGGGAGTACTGGGTGGTTTCGACCGGGCGGCCGCTGCTGCTGATGTCGCGGGCCGGGT
- a CDS encoding serine/threonine-protein kinase yields the protein MAHVDPFSTRRDTTLGYAAELEAAGFGDAVEVGRGGFGVVYRCFQPSLGRTVAIKVLTTDLESDGLERFVREQLAMGKLSGHPNIVPVFEVGSTETGRPYIVMPYHSHGSLDARIQQRGPVDWTEVLHFGVRLSGALETAHRRGLLHRDVKPGNILLTEYGEPQLADFGIARVTGGFETAAGTITGSPAYTAPEVLQGQAPDATADIYGLAATLFCAATGHAVFERRSGEQLVAQFVRITKRPLPDLTDAGLPADLTGIIESAMARERSQRPASAVEFGTALRELQESHGLPVDDIPIPVPAEESAPGTTPRTPSPATPTPGRRRVRNTAATPPVPATRLRPPTITRALVERRRLLDALGAGSDRRLAVIHGPTGFGKTTLAAQWSAVLVASGASVAWLTVDNDDDNVVWFLSHLIEAVRAVRPALAGELGELLEEHGDEATRFVLTSLINDIDQRGEPVTVVIDDWHRVADPKTQAALRFLIEGASPVLRIVVTSRYQTGLPMSSMRVRDDLVEIDTAALRFTLDEAYQLLVGLGGLDLDRGDVEDLTESTGGWAAALQLAALSLRGSDDPGQLIGRLTGRHHAIGEFLAENVLETLEPGVLDFMVATSITERTCGELASALTGVADAQALLEHIEQQDLFLRRVDGGQWFRYHQLFQDFLRQRLEYDRPERIDELHRAASRWFADHRHVSEAVDHALLAGDEQSAVDIVERDGMSLLEYGQMASLIGLVNKLPPAVIETHPRLQLDLAWANILLHRAPQAERALFLAECTLDSGEFDARTSARLHAEAGVVHAVVTVRADVLNGVEDWLAPCFGMADELSPYVVAVGANCASFAAGYRYDFDEAVRLQEWSAPYMRRNKGFYNNIHGLCFLGLAAGLQLDIPRAERYFRKALKIAKQFAGSHSYGARLAGSLLGALLYERGEVAEAERLLDEGYKLDADAGVVDFKLARYVVGARVKALRGDRGAAIRRLNEGARVAESMSLPRLRAEIEHERVRQGLPPHPDFGPLPVPDHASRRRPTDPIDEFTVLYEEFTAIRLLLAESTTDSRELARTWAQEWVEELEAVRRPRELLEARRLLVACLAATGRTTAAESVLATITAQCADLGALRFLLDGGSHVVATLDELSADQADGNWDPSWPEVPPAFLRALAEADAAQPF from the coding sequence GTGGCGCATGTCGATCCGTTCTCAACGCGCCGCGATACCACCCTCGGGTACGCGGCGGAGCTGGAGGCTGCCGGGTTCGGGGACGCGGTCGAGGTCGGGCGCGGCGGATTCGGCGTGGTCTACCGGTGTTTCCAGCCGTCCCTGGGGCGGACGGTGGCGATCAAGGTGCTGACCACGGACCTGGAATCCGACGGGTTGGAGCGGTTCGTCCGCGAACAGCTGGCCATGGGCAAGCTGTCGGGGCATCCGAACATCGTGCCCGTGTTCGAGGTGGGGTCCACCGAGACCGGGCGGCCCTACATCGTGATGCCGTACCACTCGCACGGGTCCCTGGACGCCCGCATCCAGCAGCGCGGCCCGGTGGACTGGACCGAGGTGCTGCACTTCGGGGTGCGGCTGTCCGGGGCGCTGGAGACCGCGCACCGGCGCGGGCTGCTGCATCGCGACGTGAAGCCGGGGAACATCCTGCTCACCGAGTACGGGGAACCGCAGCTGGCCGATTTCGGCATCGCGCGGGTGACGGGCGGGTTCGAGACCGCGGCGGGCACGATCACCGGATCGCCCGCCTACACCGCGCCCGAGGTGCTGCAGGGCCAGGCCCCGGACGCGACCGCCGACATCTACGGGCTGGCCGCCACCCTGTTCTGCGCGGCCACCGGGCACGCGGTGTTCGAACGGCGCAGCGGGGAGCAGCTGGTCGCACAATTCGTGCGGATCACCAAGCGTCCGCTGCCGGACCTCACCGACGCGGGCCTGCCCGCCGACCTGACCGGCATCATCGAGTCCGCGATGGCGCGGGAACGCTCGCAACGCCCGGCCTCGGCCGTCGAATTCGGCACGGCGCTGCGGGAGCTGCAGGAATCGCACGGGCTGCCGGTCGACGACATCCCGATCCCGGTGCCCGCCGAGGAGTCCGCGCCGGGGACCACGCCGCGCACGCCGAGCCCGGCCACCCCGACCCCAGGCCGCCGCCGCGTCCGTAATACCGCGGCCACGCCCCCGGTTCCCGCCACCCGCCTGCGTCCGCCCACCATCACCCGCGCCCTGGTGGAACGGCGCCGCCTGCTCGACGCGCTGGGTGCGGGCAGCGACCGGCGGCTCGCGGTGATCCACGGCCCCACCGGTTTCGGCAAGACCACGCTGGCCGCGCAGTGGAGTGCGGTGCTGGTCGCGTCGGGCGCCTCGGTGGCCTGGCTGACCGTCGACAACGACGACGACAACGTGGTGTGGTTCCTGTCGCACCTGATCGAGGCCGTGCGCGCGGTCCGGCCCGCCCTCGCGGGTGAACTCGGCGAGCTGCTCGAGGAGCACGGTGACGAGGCCACGCGGTTCGTGCTCACCTCGCTGATCAACGACATCGACCAACGCGGTGAGCCGGTGACCGTGGTCATCGACGACTGGCATCGGGTCGCCGACCCGAAAACCCAGGCTGCGCTGCGGTTCCTGATCGAGGGCGCCAGCCCGGTGCTGCGCATCGTGGTGACCAGTCGCTACCAGACCGGCCTGCCCATGAGCTCCATGCGGGTCCGCGACGACCTGGTGGAAATCGACACCGCCGCACTGCGATTCACCCTCGACGAGGCGTATCAGCTGCTGGTCGGGCTGGGCGGGCTGGACCTGGATCGCGGCGACGTCGAGGACCTCACCGAATCCACCGGCGGCTGGGCGGCGGCCCTGCAGCTGGCCGCGCTGTCGCTGCGCGGCAGCGACGATCCCGGACAGCTCATCGGCCGTCTCACCGGCCGCCACCACGCCATCGGCGAATTCCTCGCCGAGAACGTGCTGGAGACCCTCGAACCCGGGGTGCTCGACTTCATGGTCGCCACCTCGATCACCGAAAGAACCTGCGGCGAGCTGGCTTCCGCGCTCACCGGCGTCGCCGACGCGCAGGCCCTGCTGGAACACATCGAGCAGCAGGACCTGTTCCTGCGCCGCGTCGACGGCGGCCAGTGGTTCCGATACCACCAGCTGTTCCAGGACTTCCTGCGCCAGCGCCTGGAATACGACCGGCCCGAGCGGATCGACGAGCTGCACCGCGCCGCCTCGCGCTGGTTCGCCGACCATCGGCACGTGAGTGAGGCGGTCGACCACGCGCTGTTGGCGGGGGACGAGCAGAGCGCCGTCGACATCGTGGAGCGCGACGGCATGTCACTGCTGGAGTACGGCCAGATGGCCAGTCTCATCGGCCTGGTCAACAAGCTGCCCCCGGCGGTCATCGAAACCCATCCGCGGCTGCAACTGGATCTGGCCTGGGCCAATATCCTGCTGCACCGGGCCCCGCAGGCCGAGCGCGCGCTGTTCCTGGCCGAATGCACCCTGGACAGTGGCGAGTTCGACGCGCGGACCTCGGCCCGGCTGCACGCCGAGGCGGGCGTGGTGCACGCCGTGGTGACCGTGCGCGCCGACGTGCTCAACGGCGTGGAGGATTGGCTCGCACCGTGTTTCGGCATGGCCGACGAGCTCTCGCCGTACGTGGTGGCCGTCGGGGCCAACTGCGCCAGTTTCGCCGCGGGCTATCGCTACGACTTCGACGAGGCCGTCCGCCTGCAGGAATGGTCCGCGCCCTACATGCGCCGGAACAAGGGCTTCTACAACAACATTCACGGACTGTGCTTCCTGGGCCTGGCCGCCGGCCTGCAATTGGACATCCCGCGCGCCGAGCGGTACTTCCGCAAGGCCCTGAAGATCGCGAAGCAGTTCGCGGGCAGCCACTCCTACGGCGCGCGGCTGGCCGGGTCGCTGCTGGGGGCACTGCTCTACGAACGCGGTGAGGTCGCCGAAGCCGAGCGGCTGCTCGACGAGGGCTACAAGCTCGACGCCGACGCCGGAGTGGTCGATTTCAAACTCGCCCGCTATGTGGTGGGCGCGCGGGTGAAGGCGCTGCGCGGTGACCGCGGCGCCGCCATCCGCCGGCTGAACGAGGGTGCGCGCGTGGCCGAGTCGATGTCGCTGCCCCGCCTGCGCGCCGAGATCGAGCACGAACGCGTCCGCCAGGGCCTGCCGCCGCACCCGGATTTCGGCCCGCTCCCGGTCCCGGACCACGCATCCCGCCGCCGGCCCACCGACCCCATCGACGAATTCACCGTCCTCTACGAGGAATTCACCGCGATCCGGCTGCTGCTGGCCGAATCCACCACCGATTCCCGGGAACTGGCCCGCACCTGGGCCCAGGAATGGGTCGAGGAGCTCGAAGCCGTCCGCCGGCCCCGCGAACTACTCGAGGCCCGCCGCCTGCTGGTCGCCTGCCTGGCCGCGACCGGCCGCACCACCGCGGCCGAATCCGTACTGGCCACCATCACCGCCCAATGCGCCGACCTAGGCGCGCTCCGCTTCCTCCTGGACGGTGGCTCCCACGTCGTGGCCACCCTCGACGAGCTATCCGCCGACCAGGCCGACGGCAACTGGGACCCGTCCTGGCCCGAAGTCCCACCCGCCTTCCTCCGCGCCCTAGCCGAAGCCGACGCCGCCCAGCCGTTCTAG
- a CDS encoding NmrA family NAD(P)-binding protein yields the protein MYQVRLTPGQLGDLLAAQARGPSPAAIALRAEGANLIQGDLDDTDSIPVAMDGAHGVFMMLTMMEGIHITAEGIAAEQRRGKAVADLAKELGVAHFVYSSLRGAGQNTGVDYYAAKEAIEAYISELELPATVLRPTFFMDNLNGFNRPVPEENGGLVVNLAVRSEIPMSLISTHDIGAFAAIAFDRPEQFIGRIVPLAGDYLTPPQIAEVIGQHTGLPARSNVVPLEQVRAFDRHVGQMFTHFNESPDGPLDLAALRAEYPGLQDLAAWLRSIDWKP from the coding sequence GTGTACCAGGTCAGGCTGACGCCGGGCCAGCTCGGCGACCTCCTCGCGGCGCAGGCCCGGGGTCCGTCGCCGGCCGCGATCGCGCTGCGCGCCGAGGGCGCGAACCTGATCCAGGGCGACCTCGACGACACCGACTCGATCCCGGTCGCGATGGACGGCGCGCACGGCGTCTTCATGATGCTCACCATGATGGAGGGCATCCACATCACCGCCGAAGGCATTGCCGCCGAACAGCGCCGGGGCAAAGCGGTCGCCGACCTCGCCAAGGAGCTGGGCGTCGCGCACTTCGTCTACAGCTCGTTGCGCGGCGCCGGCCAGAACACGGGCGTCGACTACTACGCGGCGAAAGAGGCGATCGAGGCGTACATCAGCGAGCTCGAACTGCCCGCCACGGTGCTGCGGCCAACCTTTTTCATGGACAACCTCAACGGATTCAACCGGCCGGTACCCGAAGAGAACGGCGGGCTGGTCGTGAATCTCGCTGTGCGGAGCGAGATTCCGATGTCGCTGATCTCGACCCACGACATCGGGGCCTTCGCCGCCATCGCCTTCGACCGGCCCGAACAGTTCATCGGCCGGATCGTGCCGCTCGCCGGGGACTACCTGACCCCGCCGCAGATCGCCGAGGTCATCGGACAGCACACGGGACTGCCCGCGCGCAGCAATGTGGTTCCGCTGGAACAGGTCCGGGCGTTCGATCGGCACGTCGGGCAGATGTTCACGCACTTCAACGAGAGCCCGGACGGTCCGCTCGACCTGGCGGCGCTGCGCGCCGAATACCCCGGTCTGCAGGATCTGGCGGCGTGGCTGCGCTCGATCGATTGGAAGCCGTGA
- a CDS encoding SGNH/GDSL hydrolase family protein, producing MKLKHCLSAVAIIAAGTLTSITPAAADSGKYVALGDSYAAGVGISNILDKPCSRSDRNYAHLFAAQRGYALTDVTCGGATIDTVTSSQLPAVTADTTLVTLGVGGNDIGFGQLVKDCALAGTLGTGSGTGSLATGSASGSAVAVAEVVAGCKNKYGAEMPGRLSMTAAKLAQLLAAIRTQAPQARIVLVGYPKILPDNASLCAGRQPVLAGDVDWIRESVVGGLNTMLRSQPGTTYFSTYELYDGHDVCEAVPDRWVNGTSVDNGEGAQFHPNQYGHAATAQQMVATL from the coding sequence GTGAAACTGAAGCACTGCCTGTCCGCGGTCGCGATCATCGCCGCCGGCACCCTGACCAGCATCACTCCAGCCGCCGCCGACAGCGGAAAGTATGTGGCGCTGGGTGATTCGTACGCGGCGGGTGTCGGGATCTCCAACATTCTCGACAAGCCGTGCTCGCGCTCGGATCGAAATTACGCGCACCTGTTCGCGGCGCAGCGCGGCTACGCCCTCACCGACGTCACCTGCGGGGGCGCCACCATCGACACGGTGACCAGCAGCCAGCTGCCGGCCGTCACCGCCGACACCACCCTGGTCACGCTTGGCGTCGGCGGCAACGACATCGGGTTCGGTCAGCTGGTGAAAGACTGCGCGCTCGCGGGCACCCTCGGAACCGGCAGCGGCACCGGCAGTCTCGCGACGGGCAGCGCCAGCGGCAGCGCGGTCGCGGTCGCCGAAGTGGTGGCGGGCTGCAAGAACAAGTACGGCGCGGAGATGCCGGGCCGGCTGTCGATGACCGCCGCCAAACTCGCCCAACTGCTGGCCGCCATCCGGACCCAGGCTCCGCAGGCGCGCATCGTGCTGGTCGGGTATCCGAAGATCCTGCCCGACAACGCATCCCTGTGCGCGGGCCGCCAGCCGGTCCTCGCCGGCGACGTCGACTGGATCCGCGAATCCGTGGTCGGCGGCCTCAACACGATGCTGCGTTCCCAGCCCGGCACCACCTACTTCAGCACCTACGAGCTCTACGACGGCCACGACGTCTGCGAGGCCGTCCCGGACCGCTGGGTCAACGGCACCTCGGTCGACAACGGCGAAGGCGCGCAATTCCATCCGAACCAGTACGGCCACGCCGCCACGGCTCAGCAGATGGTCGCCACCCTCTGA
- a CDS encoding 2,4'-dihydroxyacetophenone dioxygenase family protein: MLQQPLVGHVNEADIPWVWAGDVGLQLLRVSPSGFVLRNRFKAGFSLPTHKHTGAVNAYTFSGDWYYAEQGIHYTAGTFIHEPAGSTHTLTVAEDSDVLFIVEGAFIDLDADGNVTGVVDSKTIQDAYFALCDVAGVERPTGILE; the protein is encoded by the coding sequence ATGCTGCAACAACCGCTCGTCGGGCACGTCAACGAAGCCGATATCCCCTGGGTGTGGGCCGGCGACGTGGGCCTGCAACTGCTTCGCGTCTCCCCGTCCGGTTTCGTGCTGCGCAACCGCTTCAAGGCCGGCTTCAGCCTGCCCACGCACAAGCACACCGGCGCGGTGAACGCCTACACCTTCTCCGGCGACTGGTACTACGCCGAACAGGGCATCCACTACACCGCGGGCACCTTCATCCACGAGCCCGCCGGCTCCACCCATACCCTCACCGTCGCCGAGGATTCCGACGTCCTGTTCATCGTCGAGGGCGCGTTCATCGACCTCGACGCCGATGGCAATGTCACCGGCGTCGTCGACTCGAAGACCATCCAGGACGCCTATTTCGCCCTGTGCGACGTAGCCGGCGTCGAACGCCCCACCGGCATCCTCGAATAG
- a CDS encoding phage tail protein, translating to MPILQPTTTTVASFAIVIDGHEIASFSDLGGIVSEIEPVAYLEGGGGGPIQLPGKVKPPQVVLRKGRTGGAELWAWHESARMGQMAVARRSCTLAMYDDRGNRVASYELEHAWPSKIEVSAVRSGPSEVLYDSVTLVCENLQRITV from the coding sequence ATGCCCATCTTGCAGCCCACGACGACCACCGTTGCTTCTTTCGCCATCGTGATCGACGGCCACGAAATCGCTTCGTTCTCGGATTTGGGCGGCATCGTGTCGGAGATCGAACCGGTGGCCTACCTCGAGGGTGGTGGCGGCGGTCCGATCCAACTGCCGGGGAAGGTCAAGCCGCCCCAGGTCGTGTTGCGCAAGGGCCGGACCGGCGGCGCGGAACTGTGGGCGTGGCACGAGTCGGCGCGTATGGGTCAGATGGCGGTGGCGCGCCGCAGTTGCACGCTGGCGATGTACGACGACCGGGGGAATCGGGTGGCGAGCTACGAGCTCGAGCACGCGTGGCCGTCGAAGATCGAGGTGTCCGCGGTGCGGTCCGGTCCGAGCGAAGTCCTGTACGACAGCGTCACGCTGGTGTGCGAGAACCTGCAGCGCATCACCGTCTGA
- a CDS encoding acyl-CoA desaturase, which yields MAITDVAAYTHLTSDDVGEFGDRLDEIRRSVEHDLGERDARYIKNLIRVQRAFEVGARLVLLDSGRRSSWWLGTGLLFLSKVIENMEIGHNVMHGQWDWMNDPEIHSAVWEWDHPMPAAHWKNAHNYRHHVFANVIGMDPDEGYGLLRVTRDRRWRPYHLGNAVYVVPISMLYEFGMCIYHLEIPKVVAGRQDPRELREARDEILRKAGKQIFKDYVAFPALSTRNWKSTIRANLAANVAKNIWEQIVTFCGHFPDGAEKFTRRDLATETRGEWYLRQFLGSANFPSGPVGRILTGSLGYQIEHHLFPDLPSNRLPAVSRQVRGLAEQYGLPYTCRNIVVQYLLTLRTIVKLSLPDRSLGPDADSAPRTTSKPAPEWGRTRLPAAGELGGIARDTRGRLLGVSRTWSI from the coding sequence ATGGCCATCACCGATGTGGCGGCCTATACCCACCTGACATCGGACGATGTTGGCGAGTTCGGAGACCGGCTCGACGAGATCCGGCGATCGGTCGAGCACGACCTCGGTGAACGCGATGCCCGCTACATCAAGAACCTGATCAGGGTGCAGCGGGCGTTCGAGGTCGGCGCGCGGCTGGTACTCCTGGACTCCGGCAGAAGAAGTAGCTGGTGGCTCGGCACCGGACTCTTGTTCTTGTCCAAGGTGATCGAGAATATGGAAATCGGGCACAATGTCATGCACGGCCAGTGGGACTGGATGAATGACCCCGAGATACATTCGGCCGTCTGGGAATGGGATCACCCGATGCCGGCGGCGCACTGGAAGAACGCGCACAACTATCGGCATCATGTTTTCGCCAATGTGATCGGGATGGATCCGGACGAAGGCTACGGGCTGCTGCGCGTCACCCGCGACCGGCGATGGCGCCCTTACCATCTGGGCAACGCCGTGTACGTCGTGCCGATCTCGATGCTCTACGAGTTCGGGATGTGCATCTATCACCTGGAGATCCCGAAGGTCGTGGCGGGACGCCAGGATCCGCGGGAGCTCAGGGAGGCCCGCGACGAGATACTCCGCAAGGCGGGCAAACAGATCTTCAAGGACTATGTCGCCTTCCCCGCATTGTCGACACGGAACTGGAAATCGACCATTCGCGCCAACCTGGCCGCCAATGTCGCGAAGAACATCTGGGAGCAGATCGTCACCTTCTGCGGCCATTTCCCCGACGGTGCGGAGAAATTCACCCGACGTGATCTGGCCACCGAGACCCGCGGGGAGTGGTATCTGCGGCAGTTCCTCGGCAGCGCGAACTTCCCGTCCGGTCCGGTCGGGAGAATCTTGACCGGGTCATTGGGATACCAGATCGAACACCACTTGTTCCCGGACCTGCCGAGCAACCGTCTGCCCGCTGTCTCCCGGCAGGTCCGGGGCCTCGCCGAACAGTACGGGCTGCCCTACACCTGCCGAAATATCGTCGTGCAGTATCTGCTCACGCTGCGCACCATCGTGAAACTGTCCTTGCCGGACCGATCTCTTGGGCCCGATGCCGACAGCGCACCCCGAACCACGTCGAAACCGGCTCCGGAATGGGGTCGCACGCGGCTTCCGGCCGCCGGTGAACTCGGCGGCATCGCCCGCGACACGCGCGGCCGGCTGCTGGGGGTTAGCCGGACCTGGTCGATTTGA
- the rlmN gene encoding 23S rRNA (adenine(2503)-C(2))-methyltransferase RlmN — protein sequence MTTPLPLVFDAPRRGMPPRHLADLDSQERKAVVEELGLPKFRADQIARQYYGRLVADPEQMTDLPEAMRAKVAEALFPRLLTEIRHIECDDGTTRKSLWRANDGTLLESVLMRYTDRNTLCISSQAGCGMACPFCATGQGGLNRNLSTAEIVDQVRAAAAALRDGEVAGGPGRLSNIVFMGMGEPLANYKRVVNAVRRITSPAPEGFGISQRSVTVSTVGLAPAIRKLADEDMSVRLAVSLHTPDDELRDTLVPVNNRWPVAEVLDAARYYADKSGRRVSIEYALIRDINDQGWRADMLGKKLHKALGPLVHVNLIPLNPTPGSKWDASPKPVQDEFVRRVQAQGVTCTVRDTRGQEIAAACGQLAAEG from the coding sequence ATGACTACCCCTTTGCCCCTCGTTTTCGATGCCCCTCGCCGCGGCATGCCGCCCCGGCATCTCGCCGACCTCGATTCGCAGGAGCGCAAGGCGGTGGTCGAGGAACTCGGCCTGCCCAAATTCCGCGCCGACCAGATCGCGCGGCAGTACTACGGCCGCCTGGTCGCCGACCCCGAGCAGATGACCGACCTGCCCGAGGCGATGCGCGCCAAGGTCGCCGAGGCCCTGTTCCCGCGGCTGCTCACCGAGATCCGGCACATCGAATGTGACGACGGCACCACCCGCAAATCCCTGTGGCGGGCCAATGACGGCACCCTGCTCGAATCGGTGCTCATGCGCTACACCGACCGCAACACCCTGTGCATCTCGTCGCAGGCCGGGTGCGGCATGGCGTGCCCGTTCTGCGCCACCGGTCAGGGCGGTCTGAACCGCAACCTGTCCACCGCCGAGATCGTCGACCAGGTTCGTGCCGCCGCGGCCGCTCTGCGCGACGGTGAGGTCGCCGGTGGTCCGGGCCGGCTGTCCAACATCGTGTTCATGGGCATGGGTGAGCCGCTCGCCAACTACAAGCGGGTGGTGAACGCGGTCCGCCGCATCACGTCGCCGGCCCCGGAGGGTTTCGGTATCTCGCAGCGGTCGGTGACCGTCTCGACCGTCGGTCTCGCTCCCGCTATCCGCAAGCTCGCCGACGAGGACATGTCGGTGCGACTCGCTGTCTCCCTGCACACTCCCGACGACGAGCTGCGAGACACCTTGGTGCCGGTCAACAATCGCTGGCCGGTTGCCGAAGTCCTCGACGCCGCACGCTATTACGCGGACAAGTCGGGTCGCCGGGTGTCGATCGAGTACGCCTTGATCCGCGACATCAACGATCAGGGCTGGCGTGCCGACATGCTCGGCAAGAAGCTGCACAAGGCGCTCGGCCCGCTGGTCCACGTCAACCTGATCCCGCTCAACCCGACGCCGGGCAGCAAGTGGGACGCCAGCCCGAAGCCGGTCCAGGACGAGTTCGTCCGCCGCGTCCAGGCCCAGGGCGTCACCTGCACGGTTCGCGACACGCGCGGCCAGGAGATCGCCGCCGCCTGCGGCCAGCTCGCCGCGGAAGGCTGA
- a CDS encoding lipopolysaccharide assembly LapA domain-containing protein yields the protein MTTAVPDSGADPTPSQGESKHKNVLRTRAGYAWVGLVVAALLGIAVLVFILQNLEQVTVNVFAWDWNLPIGVLVLLSVIAGALFTALIGGYRILQLRHAAKKAR from the coding sequence ATGACAACAGCCGTGCCAGACTCCGGGGCGGACCCGACCCCGAGCCAGGGCGAATCGAAGCACAAGAATGTGCTGCGGACCCGCGCCGGCTACGCGTGGGTCGGTCTGGTCGTCGCCGCGCTGCTGGGCATCGCGGTGCTGGTCTTCATCCTGCAGAACCTGGAGCAGGTCACGGTCAATGTGTTCGCCTGGGACTGGAATCTGCCCATCGGCGTGCTGGTGCTGTTGTCGGTGATCGCGGGCGCGCTGTTCACGGCGCTGATCGGCGGCTACCGCATCCTGCAACTGCGTCACGCGGCCAAGAAGGCCCGGTAA
- a CDS encoding phosphatidate cytidylyltransferase, which translates to MPAALAVGFGLGLSLIAILLWAPKVLVGVIAVAVAVATWEVTKRLREADVLVPRIPLLIGGQAVVWLAWPIGPQGVLGAFGATALTLMVWRLFDHGLRATPRNYLRDTAISVFTLTWIPLLASFAVLMLSEDKGNLRVLSFMILVVCSDVGGYVAGVLFGKHPMVPHISPKKSWEGFGGSLVFCVIGGLLTVTLLLQANSMIGALLGVGLVLVATSGDLIESQVKRELGIKDMGTLLPGHGGIMDRLDSMLPSAFVAWLVLTALL; encoded by the coding sequence CTGCCGGCGGCGCTGGCGGTCGGATTCGGGCTGGGGTTGTCCCTCATCGCGATCCTGCTGTGGGCGCCCAAGGTGCTCGTCGGCGTGATCGCGGTGGCGGTAGCGGTGGCCACCTGGGAGGTGACCAAGCGGCTGCGTGAGGCCGATGTGCTGGTGCCGCGCATCCCGTTGCTGATCGGCGGGCAGGCGGTGGTCTGGCTGGCCTGGCCGATCGGGCCGCAGGGCGTGCTGGGCGCGTTCGGCGCGACGGCGCTGACGTTGATGGTGTGGCGGCTGTTCGACCACGGTTTGCGCGCCACCCCGCGAAACTACTTGCGCGACACCGCGATCTCGGTGTTCACGCTCACCTGGATTCCGCTGCTGGCGTCGTTCGCGGTGCTCATGCTGTCCGAGGACAAGGGCAACCTGCGGGTACTGTCCTTCATGATCCTGGTGGTCTGCTCCGACGTGGGCGGCTATGTGGCGGGTGTGCTGTTCGGCAAGCATCCGATGGTGCCCCACATCAGCCCGAAGAAGTCCTGGGAGGGCTTCGGCGGTTCGCTGGTGTTCTGCGTGATCGGCGGTCTGCTCACGGTGACGCTGCTGCTGCAGGCGAATTCGATGATCGGTGCGCTGCTGGGCGTCGGGCTGGTGCTCGTGGCCACCAGCGGCGACCTGATCGAATCGCAGGTCAAGCGGGAGCTGGGGATCAAGGACATGGGGACGCTGCTGCCCGGGCACGGCGGCATCATGGATCGGCTCGACTCCATGCTGCCGTCGGCGTTCGTGGCGTGGCTGGTGCTGACCGCGCTGCTGTAG